The proteins below are encoded in one region of Archocentrus centrarchus isolate MPI-CPG fArcCen1 chromosome 13, fArcCen1, whole genome shotgun sequence:
- the ece2b gene encoding endothelin-converting enzyme 2b, translated as MSVALQDLRNTMSSYKRATLEEEEVSDTPAEAASSPDRVEVGFRKGGVDILGRRTQLEVLLSVLLLAALLALLACLVVLGLGFSSDSGRGLCLSEACVTVASQIVEAMDRVADPCQDFYQFACGGWMRKNPLPDGRSRWSTFNSIWEQNQALLKHLLENGTFNGSSEAERKTQSYYLSCLNTQRIEELGAQPLIDLITKIGGWNMTGPWDKDNFMEVLKVVSGPYRAQPFFSVGVSADPKNSNSNVIQVDQSGLFLPSRDYYLNKTANDKVLLAYLDYMVELGMLLGGERSSTQAQMQQIMEFETALANITVPQDQRRDEEKIYHKVTIAELQLLAPAIDWLDYLLSSLSPLELNDTEPVVLYAKEYLQQVSELINKTDRSLLNNYMMWTLVQKSVVSLDQRFENAQDKLLESLYGTKKSCTPRWQTCIGNTDDTLGFALGALFVKATFDKHSKEIAEEMINAIRSAFKDALDQLRWMDDQTRQAAKDKADAIYDMIGFPEFILDPKELDDVYDGYDVSDDSFFQNMLNFYNFSARVMADQLRKTPNKDQWSMTPPTVNAYYMPTKNGIVFPAGILQAPFYAHDHPKALNFGGIGVVMGHELTHAFDDQGREYDKEGNLRPWWQNSSVEAFRQRTECMVDQYSRYTVNGEHINGKQTLGENIADNGGLKAAYHAYQSWIQRNGEEKRLPAVNLTNDQLFFVGFAQVWCSVRTPESAHEGLVTDPHSPPRYRVIGTLANSPDFSRHFNCPEGTPMNTGKRCEVW; from the exons ATGTCCAGCTATAAGCGAGCGaccctggaggaggaggaagtgtccGACACTCCAGCTGAGGCAGCCTCGTCTCCTGATAGAGTGGAG gTGGGCTTCAGGAAGGGCGGCGTAGACATCTTGGGCAGGAGGACTCAGCTGGAGGTTCTGCtctcagtcctgctgctggccGCCCTCCTGGCGCTGCTGGCTTGCCTGGTGGTTCTGGGACTCGGATTCAGCTCAG ACAGTGGGCGTGGCCTGTGCCTGTCAGAGGCGTGCGTCACTGTGGCCAGTCAGATTGTGGAGGCGATGGACCGCGTCGCTGACCCCTGCCAGGACTTCTACCAGTTTGCCTGCGGAGGCTGGATGAGGAAGAACCCTCTGCCTGACGGACGCTCGCGCTGGTCCACGTTCAACAGCATCTGGGAGCAGAACCAGGCGCTGCTCAAACACCTGCTGG agaacGGGACGTTTAATGGCAGCAGCGAAGCTGAGAGGAAGACTCAGTCCTACTACCTGTCCTGCCTCAACACTCAGAGGATTGAAGAGCTTGGAGCTCAGCCTCTCATAGACCTAATCACCAAG ATCGGAGGCTGGAACATGACGGGTCCCTGGGACAAAGACAACTTCATGGAGGTTCTGAAGGTGGTCTCGGGTCCATACCGAGCTCAGCCATTCTTCAGTGTTGGTGTCAGTGCTGATCCCAAAAACTCCAACAGTAACGTCATTCAG GTGGACCAATCAGGGCTTTTCCTGCCGTCCAGGGATTATTACCTTAACAAGACAGCAAATGACAAG GTGCTGCTGGCATACCTGGACTACATGGTGGAGCTGGGGATGCTGCTGGGGGGCGAGAGGAGCTCCACTCAGGCTCAGATGCAGCAGATTATGGAGTTTGAGACAGCGCTTGCGAACATCACCGTCCCACAGGACCAGCGACGGGACGAGGAGAAGATCTACCACAAGGTCACCATCGCTGAGCTACAG CTGCTGGCTCCAGCCATAGACTGGTTGGATTACCTGTtgtcctctctgtctcctctggaGCTAAACGACACCGAACCCGTCGTCCTGTATGCCAAAGAGTACCTTCAACAGGTGTCCGAGCTCATCAACAAGACGGACcgcag TCTGCTGAATAACTACATGATGTGGACGTTGGTCCAGAAGAGCGTGGTCAGTCTGGATCAGCGCTTCGAGAACGCTCAGGACAAACTGCTGGAGAGTCTCTACGGGACCAAGAAG TCCTGCACCCCGCGCTGGCAGACCTGCATCGGGAACACCGATGACACCCTGGGCTTCGCCCTGGGAGCGCTGTTCGTCAAGGCAACGTTCgacaaacacagcaaagagATT GCTGAGGAAATGATCAATGCGATCCGGTCGGCATTTAAAGACGCTCTGGACCAGCTCAGGTGGATGGACGACCAGACGAGACAGGCTGCAAAGGACAAG GCAGATGCGATCTATGACATGATCGGTTTCCCAGAATTCATCCTGGACCCCAAAGAGTTGGACGATGTTTATGACGGG TACGACGTGTCAGACGACAGCTTCTTCCAGAACATGCTGAACTTCTACAACTTCTCTGCTCGAGTGATGGCCGACCAGCTGAGGAAGACTCCCAACAAAGACCA GTGGAGTATGACTCCTCCTACAGTTAATGCCTACTACATGCCTACTAAGAACGGCATCGTCTTCCCTGCTGGGATCCTGCAAGCTCCTTTCTACGCCCACGACCACCCCAA GGCACTGAACTTTGGTGGAATCGGGGTAGTGATGGGTCACGAGCTCACGCATGCCTTTGATGATCAGG GTCGTGAGTATGATAAAGAAGGCAACTTGAGGCCGTGGTGGCAGAACTCGTCAGTGGAGGCGTTTCGTCAGAGAACCGAGTGTATGGTGGATCAGTACAGCCGCTACACCGTCAATGGAGAACACATCAATGGAAAACAGACGCTTGGAGAAAACATTGCTGACAATGGAGGGCTGAAGGCAGCGTATCAT GCCTATCAGTCGTGGATCCAGAGAAACGGAGAGGAGAAAAGACTTCCTGCTGTCAATCTGACCAATGACCAGCTCTTCTTCGTTGGATTTGCACAG GTGTGGTGCTCAGTTCGAACACCAGAGAGCGCTCATGAGGGCCTGGTGACCGACCCCCACAGTCCTCCCCGATACAGAGTCATTGGCACACTCGCCAACTCTCCGGACTTCAGCCGCCACTTTAACTGCCCCGAAGGGACGCCCATGAATACCGGGAAGCGCTGCGAGGTCTGGTAG